One part of the Corynebacterium sp. CNCTC7651 genome encodes these proteins:
- a CDS encoding ABC transporter transmembrane domain-containing protein yields MHYTPPSLPRADDPRWLIKTINSRWRYTVPAALGITAMMVTNASAPVIVGRAIDNAIASQSLADLWRYILLLAAVMAVGAVGGWFGRGWLSKGMLTVGHDLRMAVTGRILDPRGVGGKRYTPGELLSIASTDVKRVSNAVMLMVFPVGYLLTITYVAYVVGSIHLWLGIAILAGGPLVVFGTIAAGRPLRHTSGKRQKALAEAAATATDVVEGLRIIKGLGAVDVVSGRYKEASIRARQATIRANASHAKLDATTEALGTIYVIAASILAALFAVRETITVGDLITIIGVTQFVITPMTILGKDIAANWAPAQASAARITRLLLEPPLFSAYLPAPTFPTGLTVIDSAPPADLAQIDRAQALVVPHGAHLFEGTVLNNVADDPSAARAALEVAAGQDILAAAEREVGEHGAGLSGGQRQRVALARAIAQDPDVLILQDPTTAVDSVTEQAIAENVATHRAGRTTVVYTSSPAWKAVAE; encoded by the coding sequence TTGCACTACACCCCACCGTCGCTGCCCCGCGCCGATGACCCCCGCTGGCTGATCAAGACCATCAACAGCCGGTGGCGCTATACGGTCCCGGCAGCGCTCGGCATCACCGCCATGATGGTTACCAACGCCTCCGCGCCCGTGATTGTCGGCCGTGCCATCGATAACGCCATCGCCTCACAATCCCTGGCGGACCTCTGGCGCTACATCCTGCTCCTCGCCGCGGTGATGGCCGTCGGTGCTGTGGGTGGCTGGTTCGGCCGCGGTTGGCTGTCCAAGGGAATGCTGACGGTTGGGCACGACCTGCGCATGGCCGTGACCGGCCGCATTCTGGATCCGCGCGGGGTGGGCGGGAAGCGCTACACCCCGGGCGAGCTGCTTTCCATCGCGTCCACCGACGTCAAGCGCGTCTCAAACGCTGTCATGCTCATGGTGTTCCCGGTGGGGTACCTGCTTACCATCACCTACGTGGCGTATGTGGTCGGCTCTATTCATCTCTGGCTGGGTATTGCGATTCTCGCCGGCGGGCCCCTCGTCGTCTTCGGCACCATCGCAGCAGGCAGACCGCTGCGGCATACGTCGGGTAAGCGGCAAAAGGCCCTCGCCGAGGCTGCCGCCACAGCCACCGATGTGGTGGAGGGCCTGCGCATTATCAAGGGCCTCGGCGCGGTGGATGTGGTCAGTGGGAGGTACAAGGAAGCGTCGATACGCGCGCGCCAAGCGACGATCCGTGCCAACGCCTCCCACGCGAAGCTGGATGCCACCACGGAGGCGCTGGGCACGATTTACGTCATCGCGGCGTCGATCCTCGCGGCGCTTTTCGCGGTCCGCGAGACGATCACGGTCGGGGACTTGATCACCATCATCGGCGTCACGCAGTTTGTCATCACCCCGATGACCATCTTGGGCAAAGACATCGCCGCAAACTGGGCTCCGGCACAGGCGAGCGCCGCGCGCATCACACGGCTGCTCTTGGAGCCCCCGCTTTTCAGCGCTTACTTGCCCGCCCCCACCTTTCCAACCGGCCTCACCGTCATCGATAGCGCCCCGCCGGCGGACCTTGCGCAGATCGACCGTGCGCAGGCCTTGGTTGTACCGCACGGCGCCCACCTTTTCGAGGGCACGGTGCTGAACAACGTCGCGGATGATCCAAGCGCCGCCCGCGCAGCTCTCGAGGTTGCCGCGGGCCAGGACATCCTCGCCGCCGCGGAACGCGAGGTGGGGGAGCACGGTGCGGGCCTGTCAGGTGGGCAGCGCCAGCGCGTCGCACTTGCCCGCGCGATCGCGCAGGACCCAGACGTGCTGATTCTGCAGGATCCCACCACGGCCGTGGACTCGGTGACGGAGCAGGCGATTGCGGAGAACGTGGCCACCCATCGCGCCGGGCGCACCACCGTGGTCTACACCTCTTCACCAGCGTGGAAGGCGGTGGCGGAGTAA